The following coding sequences lie in one Arachis hypogaea cultivar Tifrunner chromosome 9, arahy.Tifrunner.gnm2.J5K5, whole genome shotgun sequence genomic window:
- the LOC112710008 gene encoding putative disease resistance RPP13-like protein 1, with the protein MAAKLEGGAYLSSFVDAILEKLSSILKDDSVLEGNEPALELLRSLEETLSDVEPVFDDAELKQFSDKRVKKWLVDLQDALYVADDLLDELSTKAATANPRDPGNSSFWSRAVDSCIEDSGLNVIEKIVGTLESVVGRKGKLGLKESAKLDTSWRIPSTSLVVSSDVFGRDQDKENIIKLLLDDTCDAGSRVTVIPIVGMGGIGKTTLAQLVYNDAKVVEKFDTRVWVCVAENSDPVNVTKTVIGAIDSSPCTMDNFDLLQTNLKEKLTEKTFLVVLDDVWHDRRDMWEDFLKPFHYGNNKSKILLTTRSENVASAFAANNLHYRLSLLSKEDCWSVFLKHSSISTHLKQYATLEPIGRKIVEKCKGLPLAVKTLGGLLRNKVNKGDWENILESEIWELAEDNSKIVPALRVSYHYLPSHLKRCFVYCSLYPEDYQFDKSQLILLWMGEDLLRPKKKKNSTLENIGCAYFDELVARSFFQPSNTNKKLFVMHDLMHDLATFFAGKFFFKLEFGNPYMMDNKTRHLSCAAKYEDSIKLFREGYNGAACTRTFLDFSVLPYFESRDIEGHPRLLRQQLRVLSLTIKSMPDSIGELIHLRYLNLSKSPIVALSESICELYNLQTLLLRNCYELEMLPSRMQDLVNLRHLDIRGACRLKEMPKGMSKLKHLQFLSDYIVGKHEENGVAELGTLDNLHGSFYISKLQNVKNSGEALEAKMGNKKHINTLELNWLPDGDIDDVQTERDILDKLQPHQNLKELSIHGYPGERFPDWLGLSCYSNMTKLSLDSCMNCCELPSLGQLPSLQHLEVYELHGLEKIDFEIYNKNNASLQPETPFKSLETLKIHDMCGWREWHIPDEFDGFPELRVLEITNCGVLRGDLPAHHLPALEELTIADCEEFACSLPRAPKLHQLNVRNRFSKSKVSTGPHKVVISKTQLAKSALECLSHIQSPRVQYLDIRGCESALSISADCVPASLQYLQIQDCSKLTFSEQLQHKSLTEISIQWCHSLTSFSLGALPNLQKLTIRDCLNMEYVEVPQALPSLRYVWISNCRSLVSLPALGLVAPHLEELKIKDCSEIDCFAGKFLPPSLKKLEVCGCEKLASWITSNGLQSEGLTYLLLENWNEVKSFPSESLLPASLESLRLRCFPDLETLDCKGLRHLTSLQHLVISCSEKLENITEEHVLASIEKIYIGRESPLRRKLQEMEDLQINFVHDNDYYYY; encoded by the exons ATGGCTGCAAAACTTGAAGGTGGAGCTTATCTGTCTTCTTTTGTTGATGCTATTTTAGAGAAGCTGTCTTCAATACTTAAAGATGACTCCGTCCTCGAAGGAAACGAACCTGCCCTGGAGTTGCTTAGAAGTTTGGAGGAAACTCTGTCTGATGTTGAACCTGTGTTTGATGATGCTGAGCTGAAGCAATTTAGTGACAAGAGAGTGAAGAAGTGGCTTGTTGATCTCCAAGATGCTCTCTATGTGGCTGATGACTTGCTTGATGAACTCTCCACTAAAGCTGCTACTGCCAATCCAAGGGATCCAGGTAACTCTTCCTTCTGGTCTCGCGCTGTTGATTCATGTATTGAAGATAGTGGTCTCAATGTCATCGAAAAAATAGTTGGCACACTAGAGTCTGTTGTAGGACGAAAAGGTAAACTTGGTCTGAAAGAGAGTGCCAAGTTGGACACATCATGGAGAATCCCATCAACATCTCTTGTTGTAAGTTCTGACGTATTTGGTCGGGACCAAGACAAGGAGAACATAATCAAATTGCTGTTAGATGATACCTGCGATGCTGGATCACGTGTGACTGTGATCCCCATCGTGGGAATGGGCGGAATAGGAAAAACTACTTTGGCTCAACTTGTTTACAATGATGCCAAAGTCGTtgaaaaatttgacactagagTATGGGTGTGTGTTGCTGAAAATTCTGACCCTGTTAATGTTACAAAGACAGTAATAGGGGCAATAGATTCTTCTCCCTGTACCATGGATAATTTTGATTTACTTCAGACTAATTTGAAGGAAAAGTTGACAGAAAAGACATTCTTAGTTGTTTTAGATGATGTCTGGCATGACCGACGAGACATGTGGGAGGATTTTCTAAAACCTTTTCATTATGGGAATAATAAAAGTAAGATTCTCCTAACAACCCGTAGTGAAAATGTTGCTTCTGCGTTTGCTGCTAATAATCTACATTATCGACTGAGTTTATTGTCAAAGGAAGATTGTTGGTCGGTGTTTTTAAAGCATTCATCTATTTCTACTCATCTTAAACAATATGCAACTCTGGAGCCAATTGGTagaaaaattgttgaaaaatgtAAGGGGTTACCTTTGGCTGTGAAGACTCTTGGGGGTTTATTGCGTAATAAGGTTAACAAAGGAGATTGGGAGAATATACTTGAAAGTGAGATTTGGGAACTCGCAGAAGATAATAGTAAGATTGTTCCTGCATTAAGAGTTAGTTATCATTACCTCCCTTCACATTTAAAACGGTGTTTTGTTTATTGCTCATTATATCCCGAGGATTATCAATTTGACAAAAGCCAATTAATTTTGTTATGGATGGGTGAAGATCTTTTacgaccaaagaaaaagaaaaacagtacATTAGAAAATATTGGTTGTGCATATTTTGATGAGTTAGTTGCAAGGTCATTTTTTCAACCCTCCAATACTAATAAAAAGTTATTTGTAATGCATGACCTCATGCATGACTTAGCAACATTTTTTGctggaaaattttttttcaaattagaaTTTGGCAATCCATACATGATGGACAATAAAACCCGTCATTTGTCATGTGCTGCAAAATATGAGGATAGCATCAAATTATTTCGAGAGGGCTATAATGGAGCAGCATGCACCAGaacatttttagatttttctgtGCTTCCCTATTTTGAGTCACGTGATATTGAAGGGCATCCTAGGCTTTTACGACAACAATTGAGAGTTTTGTCATTAACTATAAAGTCAATGCCTGATTCAATAGGTGAACTGATTCATTTGCGTTATTTGAATCTTTCTAAGTCACCTATTGTGGCGTTGTCCGAGTCAATATGTGAATTATACAATCTCCAAACTTTGTTGTTGAGGAACTGTTATGAGCTAGAGATGCTTCCCAGCCGCATGCAAGATCTTGTGAACCTGCGCCACCTTGATATTCGAGGTGCTTGTCGTTTGAAAGAGATGCCAAAGGGAATGAGCAAGTTAAAGCATCTACAGTTCTTAAGTGATTATATTGTCGGCAAGCATGAAGAGAATGGGGTAGCTGAATTGGGAACACTGGACAATCTTCATGGCTCCTTTTACATTTCCAAATTGCAGAACGTCAAGAATAGTGGTGAAGCTTTGGAGGCAAAGATGGGTAACAAGAAGCACATCAACACTCTAGAATTGAATTGGCTTCCAGATGGTGACATTGATGATGTTCAAACTGAAAGAGATATACTTGACAAGTTACAACCTCATCAAAACTTGAAAGAGTTATCAATTCATGGTTATCCAGGTGAAAGATTCCCAGACTGGTTAGGCCTTTCATGCTACTCCAATATGACCAAATTGAGTCTGGAtagttgtatgaattgttgtgAGCTTCCTTCACTGGGACAGTTACCCTCTTTACAGCATCTGGAGGTTTATGAACTTCATGGACTGGAGAAAATTGATTTTGAGATCTACAACAAAAACAATGCATCCTTACAGCCGGAGACACCATTCAAATCTCTTGAAACTCTGAAAATACATGATATGTGTGGTTGGCGGGAGTGGCATATTCCTGATGAGTTTGATGGTTTTCCTGAGCTTAGAGTCCTTGAAATAACAAACTGTGGGGTGTTAAGAGGAGATCTGCCTGCTCATCACCTTCCGGCTCTGGAGGAACTTACCATTGCTGATTGTGAAGAGTTCGCATGTTCGCTGCCGAGGGCCCCCAAGCTTCACCAGCTTAACGTACGTAAccgtttttcaaaatcaaaggtGAGTACGGGACCGCACAAGGTAGTGATTTCGAAAACCCAGCTGGCGAAGTCCGCATTGGAGTGCCTGTCCCACATCCAGTCGCCACGTGTCCAATATCTGGATATCAGAGGCTGTGAGTCAGCCTTATCAATTTCAGCAGACTGTGTGCCCGCTTCATTACAGTATCTGCAGATCCAGGACTGTTCAAAATTAACATTTTCAGAGCAACTGCAACACAAGTCGCTAACGGAGATATCTATACAGTGGTGTCATTCACTGACGTCATTTTCATTGGGGGCCCTTCCAAATCTCCAGAAACTCACAATCCGTGATTGCCTAAACATGGAATATGTTGAGGTGCCACAGGCTCTTCCAAGTCTCCGTTATGTATGGATCTCAAACTGCCGTAGTTTAGTATCCTTGCCGGCGCTAGGGTTGGTTGCGCCCCACCTAGAGGAGCTAAAGATCAAAGATTGCTCAGAAATCGATTGTTTTGCTGGGAAGTTCCTCCCGCCGAGTTTAAAAAAACTTGAAGTCTGTGGCTGCGAGAAACTAGCGAGTTGGATAACATCAAATGGTTTGCAGAGTGAAGGCCTTACCTATCTTCTCCTTGAGAATTGGAATGAAGTTAAGTCATTCCCAAGTGAAAGCCTCCTTCCTGCTTCTCTCGAGTCTCTAAGACTCCGGTGCTTTCCAGATCTGGAGACACTTGACTGCAAGGGGCTTCGCCATCTTACCTCCCTACAACATTTAGTAATTAGCtgcagtgaaaagcttgagaataTCACAGAAGAACATGTGCTTGCCTCCATAGAAAAAATCTACATAGGGAGAGAAAGTCCTTTGAGGCGTAAGCTGCAAGAGATGGAAGATCTACAGATTAATTTCG TCCATGATAATGATTACTATTACTATTGA